One Serpentinicella alkaliphila DNA segment encodes these proteins:
- a CDS encoding flagellar protein FlgN — MEEIVSYLIKLSDGKFQLLNSMYDITLKQGKALKENNVELLNKAIGEKQDIIERIDILDKEFLEKYELVKRGLGIENIEKLTEPVIGFKSLQSKIRDIMDMLNKIRQVDDSNVKQAKINMDESKKHLQNVRIGKKAYSSYNRKPMEGASIFLDKKE; from the coding sequence ATGGAAGAAATAGTTAGCTATTTAATAAAGCTAAGTGATGGAAAATTTCAATTACTTAATTCTATGTACGATATAACTTTAAAACAAGGAAAAGCCTTGAAAGAAAATAATGTTGAGTTATTAAATAAAGCTATAGGTGAAAAACAAGATATAATTGAAAGAATTGATATTCTTGATAAGGAATTTTTAGAAAAATATGAGCTAGTTAAAAGAGGTTTAGGAATAGAAAATATTGAAAAATTAACAGAACCAGTTATTGGTTTTAAATCTTTACAAAGTAAAATTAGAGATATTATGGATATGCTAAACAAGATTAGACAAGTGGATGATAGTAATGTGAAACAAGCTAAAATCAATATGGACGAGTCAAAAAAACACTTGCAAAATGTGCGGATAGGAAAGAAAGCATATAGTTCATATAATAGAAAACCTATGGAAGGTGCCTCTATTTTTTTAGATAAGAAAGAGTAG
- the hpf gene encoding ribosome hibernation-promoting factor, HPF/YfiA family — MNIMISGKNVEVTDALRDAVESKVSKLTKYFSKGAEVKATLSVEKNRQIIEVTIPINGSVLRAEEATEDMYMSIDKVVDKLIRQLRKHKTKLENRLVKYETIRFENIPAFEEVRDDADAKIVKTKRFAIKPMSSEEAVLQMELVGHNFFVFANAITDEVNVVYKRKDGNYGLIEPEF, encoded by the coding sequence ATGAATATCATGATTAGTGGAAAAAATGTAGAAGTTACAGACGCATTAAGAGACGCTGTTGAATCAAAAGTTTCAAAGCTCACAAAATATTTCAGCAAAGGGGCTGAGGTTAAAGCTACTCTGTCGGTAGAGAAAAATAGACAAATTATTGAGGTGACTATCCCTATAAATGGCTCTGTTTTAAGAGCAGAAGAGGCTACTGAAGATATGTATATGTCCATAGATAAGGTTGTGGACAAATTAATTAGACAACTTAGAAAGCATAAAACAAAATTAGAAAATCGTTTAGTTAAATATGAGACTATAAGATTTGAAAATATACCTGCATTTGAAGAGGTAAGAGACGATGCAGATGCTAAAATAGTAAAAACAAAACGTTTTGCTATAAAGCCTATGAGTAGTGAAGAGGCCGTATTACAAATGGAGTTAGTGGGACATAACTTCTTCGTATTTGCAAATGCTATTACTGATGAAGTTAATGTTGTATATAAAAGAAAAGATGGTAACTATGGTTTAATTGAGCCAGAATTTTAA
- the secA gene encoding preprotein translocase subunit SecA, which yields MKRIFEKVFGTYSERELKKLDKHVKAVLSLESEFAKLTDEQLKNKTVELKGRLNKGETLDDILPEAFANIREASWRVLGMKHYPVQIYGGIVLHQGRIAEMKTGEGKTLMATLPVYLNALAGKGVHVVTVNDYLAKRDRDWMAKVYSFLGLSVGVIIHGLSPQQRKDAYNCDITYGTNNEFGFDYLRDNMVIHQKDMAQRDLNYAIVDEVDSILIDEARTPLIISGQGEKSTNMYAIVDQFVRTLKKEVDFNVDEKAHTVTLTEDGVEKAEKFFGLENLSDINNMETSHHINQALKANTLMRIDKDYVVKDGEVVIVDDFTGRLMFGRRYSDGLHQAIEAKEKLEVQRESKTLATITFQNYFRMYKKLAGMTGTAKTEEEEFVAIYGMDVIEIPTNKPVVREDNADVIYKTVKGKFNMLAEEIEEKNKTGQPVLVGTISIENSEEISKLLKRRGVPHEVLNAKHHEREADIVAQAGRKGAVTIATNMAGRGTDILLGGNPEFLAKKQMKAKGYTDHVLAEVTGFADLQDEEIIEAKKVYEETYKSFKEQTDKEHNEVISLGGLHILGTERHESRRIDNQLRGRAGRQGDPGSSRFYISLEDDLMRLFGGDRIQGIVEKLGIEENDAIEHSLLSRSIENAQKKVEGRNFGIRKHVLQYDDVMNKQREVIYTERKKVLAGENMREHIFNLIENIVEDGIAIYTEGIQYPEEWDLDGLVHHLETQFLPKGALSFENIEELTMESLKDKVLEVCEKLYKEKEEEIGQEQIREIERVVLLQVIDSKWMDHIDAMDQLRQGIGLRAIGQEDPIRAYQMEGFDMFQEMIKNIQADTVRYMFSIEKEFKVERKRVATPTSASHGHGEQKPVTKEDTAGRNEPCPCGSGKKYKKCCGQ from the coding sequence TTGAAGAGAATTTTTGAAAAGGTTTTTGGAACCTATAGTGAACGTGAATTAAAAAAATTAGATAAACATGTTAAGGCAGTACTTAGTCTAGAGTCAGAATTTGCAAAGTTAACTGATGAACAGTTAAAAAATAAGACAGTTGAGTTAAAAGGACGTTTAAATAAAGGAGAAACATTAGATGATATTTTACCAGAGGCCTTTGCCAATATTAGAGAGGCTTCTTGGCGTGTATTAGGAATGAAACATTATCCAGTACAGATTTATGGTGGTATCGTATTACATCAAGGAAGAATAGCAGAAATGAAAACTGGGGAAGGTAAAACCCTAATGGCTACCTTACCAGTATACTTAAATGCTTTAGCTGGTAAAGGGGTACATGTTGTAACAGTTAATGATTACTTAGCAAAAAGGGATAGGGACTGGATGGCAAAAGTATACAGTTTCTTAGGTCTTTCAGTTGGAGTAATTATACATGGACTTTCACCTCAACAGAGAAAAGATGCATATAATTGTGATATTACTTATGGAACGAATAATGAATTTGGGTTTGATTACTTAAGAGATAATATGGTTATCCACCAAAAAGATATGGCTCAAAGAGATTTAAATTATGCTATCGTGGATGAGGTTGATAGTATATTAATCGATGAGGCTAGAACACCACTTATTATTTCTGGACAGGGTGAAAAATCAACTAATATGTATGCTATAGTTGATCAATTTGTTCGAACCCTGAAAAAAGAAGTGGATTTTAATGTAGATGAAAAGGCCCATACAGTTACTTTAACTGAAGATGGTGTGGAGAAGGCAGAAAAGTTTTTTGGACTTGAAAATTTATCAGATATAAATAATATGGAAACATCTCATCATATAAATCAGGCATTAAAAGCAAATACATTGATGAGAATAGATAAAGACTATGTCGTTAAAGATGGGGAAGTAGTTATTGTAGATGACTTTACAGGAAGGCTAATGTTTGGTCGTCGATATAGTGATGGCTTACACCAGGCTATCGAAGCTAAGGAAAAGCTAGAGGTGCAAAGAGAGTCTAAAACCCTTGCAACAATTACATTCCAAAACTATTTTAGAATGTATAAAAAACTAGCAGGGATGACAGGTACTGCTAAAACTGAGGAAGAGGAATTTGTTGCAATCTACGGTATGGATGTTATAGAAATACCGACGAATAAGCCTGTTGTTAGAGAAGACAATGCAGATGTAATATATAAAACCGTTAAGGGTAAATTTAATATGTTAGCTGAAGAAATTGAGGAGAAGAATAAAACAGGACAACCGGTTTTAGTAGGTACTATTTCGATTGAAAACTCAGAAGAGATTTCTAAGTTATTAAAAAGAAGAGGCGTACCCCATGAGGTTCTTAATGCTAAGCATCATGAAAGAGAAGCGGATATTGTTGCTCAGGCTGGTAGAAAGGGTGCTGTAACCATAGCAACTAATATGGCTGGTAGGGGAACTGATATACTACTTGGAGGTAACCCAGAGTTTTTAGCTAAAAAGCAAATGAAGGCTAAGGGATATACTGATCATGTTTTAGCAGAAGTAACAGGTTTTGCAGACCTTCAAGATGAAGAAATTATTGAAGCTAAAAAAGTTTATGAGGAAACATATAAGTCATTTAAAGAACAGACAGATAAAGAGCATAATGAAGTAATTTCCTTAGGCGGACTTCATATTTTAGGTACAGAACGTCATGAATCTAGACGTATTGATAATCAGTTAAGAGGACGTGCTGGCCGTCAAGGGGATCCTGGTTCAAGTAGATTCTACATTTCCCTTGAAGATGATTTAATGAGGCTTTTCGGTGGAGATAGAATACAAGGAATTGTTGAGAAACTTGGTATAGAGGAAAACGACGCTATAGAACATTCACTACTTTCTAGGTCTATTGAAAATGCTCAGAAAAAAGTAGAGGGAAGAAACTTTGGTATTCGTAAACATGTATTACAGTATGACGATGTTATGAATAAGCAAAGGGAAGTAATATATACAGAGCGTAAAAAAGTTCTAGCTGGTGAGAATATGCGAGAGCATATCTTCAATCTGATAGAAAACATTGTAGAAGATGGTATTGCAATATATACAGAGGGTATTCAGTATCCAGAAGAGTGGGATTTAGATGGATTAGTTCATCACCTTGAGACTCAGTTTTTACCAAAGGGAGCTTTGAGCTTTGAAAATATTGAAGAGTTAACTATGGAGTCCCTAAAGGATAAGGTATTAGAAGTATGTGAAAAACTATATAAAGAAAAAGAAGAAGAAATAGGACAAGAACAGATAAGAGAAATAGAGAGGGTTGTATTGCTTCAAGTAATAGACTCTAAATGGATGGATCATATTGATGCAATGGATCAATTAAGACAAGGTATTGGGTTAAGGGCTATCGGGCAAGAAGATCCAATTAGAGCATATCAAATGGAAGGCTTTGATATGTTCCAAGAGATGATTAAGAACATTCAAGCTGATACTGTAAGATATATGTTTAGTATTGAGAAGGAGTTCAAAGTGGAAAGAAAAAGAGTTGCAACTCCAACGTCAGCTAGTCATGGACATGGTGAACAAAAACCTGTTACTAAAGAGGATACAGCTGGTAGAAATGAACCATGTCCTTGTGGAAGTGGAAAGAAATACAAAAAATGTTGCGGTCAATAA
- a CDS encoding glycoside hydrolase family 26 protein has translation MIKKIIMATIMTICLFTTSVFASSNNLYIRNGMQVTNNQFTKQDDFKVIIPGSTNEYIDYSNGYSIKYPNHMWVDVSLSDVRTVIADGDTRFEIYYDNFNGTIHTANSYISYSSRFKNNRKDHMIEKDVNITVNGFRTHLLKWHREKINNITNDKNYYKNAKIVKNQKEVYTIFIKSSKPIENYMGIINSFKLVDKKATPTINRTFKLLDKSFNEETARFYRENFLEADRLKWGIFEWTSSTHYDFLNKLEERLDYPFGFLVRYQTLKTEFPMKEMQRAYNNNKYVELTLQTKYTHHSDTDNTSITYDILNGKYDDFLIKYAQDMKEFGHPVLFRLNNEMNGDWCIYSSYFTSNDTELFKAKWIYIYNIFKSQGVDNAIWVWNPHDGSFPGFKWNHYLTYYPGDEYVDVVGLTGYNPGTHFKGESWKEFHEIYPHLYEEYANTFEHPLMITEFGSSSIGGDKIKWIKDMFNTIDQFDRIKVAIWWNGIDWDSEGNPGRIYRLDETEEMLDVFRTGLSKYKEVQE, from the coding sequence ATGATTAAGAAAATAATTATGGCGACAATAATGACCATATGTCTATTTACTACGTCTGTTTTTGCGAGTTCAAATAATTTATATATAAGAAATGGTATGCAAGTGACAAATAATCAGTTTACAAAACAAGATGATTTTAAAGTAATTATACCTGGAAGTACGAATGAATATATTGATTATTCAAACGGATATTCGATCAAATACCCAAATCATATGTGGGTGGATGTATCACTTTCGGATGTTAGAACAGTAATTGCTGATGGTGATACTCGTTTTGAAATATACTATGACAACTTTAACGGTACGATACATACGGCTAATAGCTATATAAGCTATAGTAGTAGATTTAAAAATAATAGAAAAGATCATATGATTGAAAAGGATGTAAATATAACCGTAAATGGATTTAGAACACATTTACTAAAATGGCATAGAGAAAAAATTAATAATATAACAAATGATAAAAACTATTATAAAAATGCCAAAATTGTTAAAAATCAGAAAGAGGTTTATACTATTTTTATTAAATCTTCAAAGCCAATAGAAAACTATATGGGTATAATTAATAGCTTTAAACTAGTTGATAAAAAGGCAACCCCTACAATTAATAGAACATTTAAATTATTAGATAAGAGTTTTAATGAAGAAACAGCAAGATTCTATAGAGAAAATTTTTTAGAAGCAGATAGGCTGAAGTGGGGAATTTTTGAATGGACATCTTCTACACACTATGATTTTTTAAATAAGCTAGAGGAAAGACTAGACTATCCCTTTGGGTTTCTTGTTAGATATCAAACATTAAAAACAGAATTTCCAATGAAAGAAATGCAAAGGGCTTACAATAATAATAAGTATGTTGAACTTACACTTCAAACTAAATATACCCATCATAGTGATACAGATAATACTAGCATCACATACGATATACTAAATGGTAAGTATGACGATTTTTTAATAAAATATGCTCAGGATATGAAAGAGTTTGGTCATCCTGTTTTATTTAGATTAAATAACGAAATGAATGGTGATTGGTGCATATACTCTAGTTATTTTACATCTAATGACACTGAACTGTTTAAGGCTAAATGGATATATATTTATAACATTTTTAAGAGTCAGGGTGTAGATAATGCTATTTGGGTATGGAATCCACATGATGGTTCTTTTCCAGGCTTTAAATGGAATCACTATTTAACCTATTATCCCGGTGATGAGTATGTTGATGTAGTAGGCTTAACTGGATACAATCCAGGTACTCATTTTAAAGGGGAAAGTTGGAAGGAGTTTCATGAAATTTATCCACATTTATATGAAGAGTATGCTAATACTTTTGAGCATCCTCTTATGATAACCGAATTTGGTTCTAGCTCTATAGGTGGGGATAAAATTAAGTGGATAAAAGATATGTTTAATACTATTGATCAATTTGATAGAATTAAAGTTGCTATTTGGTGGAATGGCATTGATTGGGATTCAGAAGGTAATCCTGGAAGGATATATAGATTAGATGAAACTGAAGAAATGTTGGATGTATTTAGAACTGGACTTTCAAAATATAAAGAGGTACAAGAATAG
- the prfB gene encoding peptide chain release factor 2 (programmed frameshift) yields the protein MIQIEGIKQKLSKINEDLNELKVSLDIERLNIIIEELEAKMSEETFWNDPEKAQDVVKTTKAHKDKIEEFNSLVKMHEDIEMMISFIEEGDSSFEAEMKETLAKIEDNLDILKLETLLSGEYDSNNAILSIHAGTGGLDAQDWAKMLLRMYLRWAEKKGYKVKTLDLIDDPEAGIKSATLLIEGINAYGYLKSEKGVHRLVRISPFNASGKRHTSFASIDVMPEIDDSVQIDINPAHLRIDTFRSSGAGGQHINTTDSAVRITHIPTGVVVACQNERSQHSNKDTAMKMLKAKLLELKRLEQKERIEDIQGEYGQIAWGNQIRSYVFNPYNLVKDHRTNAETGNLQVVMDGEIDLFINAYLKSNINI from the exons TTGATACAAATTGAAGGAATAAAACAAAAGCTTTCAAAAATAAATGAAGATTTAAATGAATTAAAGGTGTCTCTT GACATAGAAAGGCTAAATATTATTATTGAAGAATTAGAAGCAAAGATGTCAGAGGAAACCTTCTGGAATGACCCTGAAAAGGCACAGGATGTAGTGAAAACTACTAAAGCTCATAAAGATAAAATTGAGGAATTTAATAGTCTAGTTAAGATGCATGAGGACATAGAAATGATGATTAGCTTCATAGAGGAGGGAGACTCCTCTTTTGAAGCTGAAATGAAGGAAACTTTAGCTAAAATAGAAGATAACCTGGATATATTAAAGCTAGAAACTCTTCTAAGTGGTGAATACGATAGCAATAATGCAATATTATCTATTCATGCTGGAACCGGTGGCTTAGATGCACAGGACTGGGCTAAGATGCTTCTTCGTATGTATTTAAGATGGGCTGAGAAAAAGGGGTATAAGGTGAAAACCCTTGACCTAATTGATGATCCTGAGGCTGGAATTAAGAGTGCGACGCTTTTGATAGAGGGAATTAATGCATATGGTTATCTAAAGTCTGAAAAGGGTGTCCATAGGTTAGTTAGAATATCACCTTTTAATGCATCAGGAAAAAGACATACTTCGTTCGCTTCAATAGATGTTATGCCAGAAATTGATGACTCTGTACAAATAGATATTAATCCTGCACACTTAAGAATAGATACCTTCAGATCAAGTGGGGCAGGGGGACAACATATCAATACAACAGATTCGGCAGTTAGAATAACCCACATACCTACGGGTGTTGTGGTTGCATGTCAGAATGAAAGATCACAGCATAGCAACAAGGATACTGCAATGAAAATGTTAAAGGCAAAACTTTTGGAGTTAAAGAGACTTGAACAAAAAGAGAGAATTGAAGATATCCAAGGAGAATATGGACAAATTGCTTGGGGAAACCAAATAAGATCATATGTTTTTAATCCATACAATTTAGTTAAAGATCATAGAACAAATGCAGAGACAGGAAATTTACAAGTTGTAATGGATGGGGAAATTGATTTGTTTATAAATGCATACCTAAAGAGTAATATTAATATTTAA
- a CDS encoding HD domain-containing phosphohydrolase produces the protein MHLNRFTKLLVSFFIGVITIIITSSQPSALNSINNEPTPKISERVIIVGDDIDYPPFSYLDKDNRPTGFNIELIQGVAKVMGFEVEFQLRNWNETKNNLREGKIDIISGMFYSAEREKEFNFSSNHSVASSDIFTRMDYSIKSIDELRGLEVVVVKNDIIHEFLLSQNLDIEFIEVDTVSNALRLISAGEYDYAAVLKLSGHYVINHHNLNNLKSNSLHLNPQNYSFAVKIGNDDLVNALNEGLVILNATGQYREIYNRWLGVYTEDTSILSFFRKYYWLLYTIILLVFGLFIWNILLRKVVSSRTKELMNLNLELQQNQEELAASNEELEASLGQLLATEEELRYQYDKLKDSEERYKKLVTEMHQGLALHQIVVDENGEPIDYIFVDVNRSYEKLTGINREDLIGKKVTEVFPNIQKYWIRKLGQVALTGNVAHFEKFNNDLNKFFEIVAYRPRPMKFAIILSDITERKRIEQLIKLSEENFRMLFEGSSDPILLMDSDNKFIDCNTATVTTFGYDKKGDIIGKNPWHLSPERQLCGESSQERALEIIDHANKEGKNRFEWWHKKKDGTILPMDIIMTSISMKDKKLLHIVCRDISDRKRMEQRLEFLSYHDQLTGLYNRRYFENELIKVDIPSALPLTIVMADVNGLKLINDAFGHAAGDELLIKVASVLKRGCRQSDILARLGGDEFIIILPNTHFQEAEEIVKTLKKNALDETVQSINLSISFGISTKSCKYQNIHEILRNAEDDMYKKKLYESPSIRSKNINLIIKTLNEKCAREEAHSHRVSSLCRSFGEALNLSDEKIHELKIVGLLHDIGKIAIEGDILNKPGKLIDEEWKEIKRHPEIGYRLLSSLNEMSDIAEYVLAHHESWDGTGYPKGLKGEEIPLQARIISIADAYDAMTSKRSYREAMSTEQALEELKKCSGKQFDPNLVEIFINSISSFE, from the coding sequence ATGCATTTAAATAGATTTACAAAACTCCTAGTTAGTTTTTTTATTGGTGTTATTACAATTATTATTACATCCTCTCAGCCCTCAGCACTCAATAGTATAAATAATGAACCTACTCCCAAAATTTCTGAAAGAGTTATTATTGTAGGGGATGATATTGATTATCCACCCTTTAGTTATTTAGATAAGGATAATCGTCCTACAGGTTTTAATATTGAGTTAATTCAGGGAGTTGCCAAAGTTATGGGATTCGAAGTTGAATTTCAATTACGTAATTGGAATGAGACCAAGAATAATCTTAGAGAAGGGAAAATAGATATAATATCTGGTATGTTTTACTCAGCCGAAAGAGAAAAGGAATTTAATTTTTCTAGTAACCATTCTGTTGCTAGTAGCGACATTTTTACTAGGATGGACTATTCTATAAAATCTATAGATGAATTAAGGGGTTTAGAAGTAGTTGTTGTGAAAAATGATATTATACACGAGTTTCTATTATCTCAGAACCTCGATATAGAGTTTATAGAGGTAGATACAGTATCTAATGCTCTAAGATTAATATCTGCAGGGGAATACGATTATGCTGCCGTATTGAAACTTTCTGGACACTATGTTATTAATCATCATAATCTTAATAATTTGAAGTCTAATAGTTTACATCTGAACCCTCAAAACTACTCCTTTGCAGTTAAGATAGGGAATGATGATTTAGTTAATGCTTTAAATGAAGGTCTTGTTATTTTAAATGCCACTGGTCAGTATAGGGAGATATATAATAGATGGTTAGGAGTTTACACAGAAGATACTAGTATCTTGAGTTTTTTTAGGAAGTATTATTGGCTTCTTTACACTATTATATTGTTAGTTTTTGGGCTTTTTATATGGAATATACTATTAAGAAAAGTCGTATCATCTCGTACAAAGGAGCTTATGAATCTCAACCTAGAATTACAGCAGAATCAAGAAGAACTTGCTGCTTCTAACGAAGAATTAGAAGCTAGTTTAGGACAATTACTCGCAACAGAAGAAGAGTTAAGATATCAATATGACAAGCTAAAGGATAGCGAAGAACGATATAAAAAGCTAGTTACGGAAATGCATCAAGGTCTAGCCCTTCATCAAATAGTTGTAGATGAAAATGGTGAACCTATAGATTATATATTTGTGGATGTAAATAGAAGTTATGAAAAATTAACTGGTATAAATAGAGAAGATCTTATCGGAAAAAAAGTTACAGAAGTTTTCCCAAATATTCAAAAATATTGGATTAGAAAACTTGGACAAGTTGCCCTTACAGGCAACGTAGCTCACTTTGAAAAATTCAATAATGATTTAAATAAATTTTTCGAGATAGTTGCCTACAGGCCTAGACCGATGAAGTTTGCAATTATTCTGTCAGATATAACTGAAAGAAAAAGAATTGAGCAATTAATAAAATTAAGTGAAGAAAACTTTAGAATGCTATTTGAAGGCTCTTCAGACCCTATTCTTCTAATGGACAGTGATAATAAATTTATTGACTGTAATACAGCAACAGTTACCACCTTTGGTTATGATAAAAAAGGTGACATAATAGGTAAAAACCCTTGGCACCTATCCCCGGAGAGACAGCTTTGCGGAGAATCTTCACAGGAAAGAGCCTTAGAAATTATCGATCATGCCAATAAGGAAGGTAAAAATAGATTTGAATGGTGGCATAAGAAAAAAGATGGAACAATCCTTCCTATGGATATTATAATGACCTCTATTTCTATGAAAGATAAAAAATTATTACATATAGTATGTAGAGACATTTCTGACCGAAAACGAATGGAGCAAAGACTTGAGTTTTTAAGCTACCACGATCAATTAACAGGCTTATATAATAGGAGATATTTCGAAAATGAGTTAATAAAAGTTGATATTCCAAGCGCCCTACCTTTAACAATAGTTATGGCAGATGTAAATGGTTTAAAGCTTATTAATGATGCTTTTGGCCACGCTGCTGGTGATGAACTGCTCATTAAAGTAGCCAGTGTTTTAAAAAGAGGATGTAGACAAAGTGATATTCTTGCAAGACTCGGCGGAGATGAATTTATTATTATTCTTCCTAACACCCATTTTCAGGAAGCCGAAGAAATCGTAAAAACACTGAAAAAAAATGCATTAGACGAAACTGTCCAATCCATTAATCTTTCTATTTCCTTTGGTATTTCAACTAAGTCATGTAAATACCAAAATATTCATGAGATTTTAAGAAATGCGGAAGATGATATGTACAAGAAAAAACTTTATGAAAGCCCAAGTATTAGAAGCAAAAATATTAATTTAATTATAAAAACACTTAATGAAAAATGTGCTCGTGAAGAGGCCCATTCCCATAGAGTATCTAGTTTATGTAGATCATTTGGGGAAGCCCTTAATTTGTCTGATGAGAAAATACATGAATTAAAAATAGTTGGTCTTCTCCATGACATAGGAAAAATTGCTATTGAGGGAGATATTTTAAATAAGCCTGGTAAATTAATTGACGAAGAGTGGAAAGAAATAAAAAGACACCCTGAAATCGGTTATAGACTTTTAAGTTCCCTTAATGAAATGTCTGATATTGCTGAATATGTTCTAGCTCACCATGAAAGCTGGGATGGAACTGGTTATCCTAAGGGGCTAAAGGGTGAAGAAATCCCTCTTCAGGCTAGAATTATATCAATAGCTGATGCCTATGATGCCATGACGAGCAAAAGAAGCTATCGTGAAGCAATGTCAACTGAACAGGCACTCGAAGAACTTAAGAAATGTTCAGGTAAGCAGTTTGATCCAAACCTAGTTGAAATTTTTATTAATAGTATTAGTAGCTTTGAATAA
- a CDS encoding DUF5317 family protein, producing MSQFILIFILKQEMYYFYRNIEDTCVFIGKFKIIYNLEGREKMLLEALLLGIIFGKLRGGRINRIGHLSFKIPILAYVALIIKLVTYIMITLGHEFFIQQRLILNIAYFCFLFLALFFNLHYKPVWLILIGTILNFAATTLNSGSMPIDLALLEKLELKNLLTSINSGALHYYIPLEQAKSFTIHLGRKIILPDFYPFKPILSIGDILVSLGLFFLIQTMMVSSMHRRASKTIKFDYKKGM from the coding sequence TTGTCACAATTTATACTTATTTTTATACTAAAGCAGGAAATGTACTATTTTTATCGAAATATAGAGGATACTTGTGTTTTTATCGGTAAATTTAAAATAATCTATAATTTAGAAGGGCGTGAAAAAATGTTATTAGAGGCTCTATTATTAGGTATAATATTTGGGAAACTTCGGGGTGGAAGGATAAATAGAATAGGACATTTGTCTTTTAAAATACCTATACTTGCATATGTAGCTCTCATTATAAAGCTAGTTACATATATAATGATTACATTGGGACATGAGTTTTTTATTCAACAAAGATTAATTCTAAATATTGCATATTTCTGTTTTTTATTTTTGGCCCTATTTTTTAATTTACATTATAAGCCTGTCTGGCTAATTTTAATCGGTACAATATTAAATTTTGCTGCTACTACGTTAAACTCAGGTAGTATGCCAATAGATTTAGCTCTTTTAGAAAAATTAGAATTGAAGAATTTACTTACATCAATTAATTCAGGGGCACTACATTATTACATACCTTTAGAACAAGCTAAATCCTTTACTATACATTTAGGTAGAAAAATAATTTTACCGGATTTTTATCCCTTTAAGCCTATACTTAGTATCGGTGATATATTAGTATCCCTTGGTCTATTTTTCCTAATACAAACAATGATGGTTTCATCTATGCATCGCAGAGCTTCAAAGACAATTAAGTTTGATTACAAAAAAGGAATGTAA
- the fliS gene encoding flagellar export chaperone FliS encodes MQNPYNNYKENSVKTASPEELTLMLYNGAIKFIGQSKIHIENKNIEKTNETIVRAQSIIQELNVTLNMDYEISKNLRMLYVFILDKLVDGNIKKEIAPLDEALEIVTSLRDTWKEAMKVSKLGNR; translated from the coding sequence ATGCAAAATCCATATAATAATTATAAAGAGAATAGTGTAAAGACAGCTAGTCCCGAAGAATTGACCTTAATGCTTTATAATGGAGCAATTAAATTTATTGGGCAAAGTAAAATACATATAGAGAATAAAAATATCGAAAAAACAAACGAGACAATTGTAAGAGCCCAAAGTATAATACAGGAGTTAAATGTTACACTAAACATGGATTACGAAATTTCGAAGAATTTAAGAATGCTATATGTATTTATTCTAGATAAGTTAGTTGATGGTAATATTAAAAAGGAAATTGCCCCGCTAGATGAAGCATTAGAAATAGTTACTTCACTAAGAGATACGTGGAAAGAGGCAATGAAGGTTTCTAAATTAGGAAATAGGTGA